The Schistocerca gregaria isolate iqSchGreg1 chromosome 1, iqSchGreg1.2, whole genome shotgun sequence genome includes a window with the following:
- the LOC126282192 gene encoding U1 small nuclear ribonucleoprotein C: MPKYYCDYCDTYLTHDSPSVRKTHCQGRKHKDNVKFYYQKWMEEQAQHLIDATTAAFKAGKIASNPFAATKPGAALPPPAGMPGPPRPPGPVHGPPQPGPGMMGPPGMPPSHMGPMMMGPHGPMPPMMGMRPPMMGPMMPMGPMGPMGPMRGPPLIGGPMGAPMKK, translated from the coding sequence ATGCCGAAGTATTACTGCGACTACTGTGATACATATCTCACACACGATTCACCGTCTGTTAGAAAAACACATTGTCAAGGGCGGAAGCATAAAGACAATGTAAAATTTTACTATCAGAAGTGGATGGAGGAGCAAGCACAACATCTCATTGATGCGACAACGGCTGCATTTAAAGCTGGCAAAATTGCTTCTAATCCGTTCGCTGCTACGAAACCCGGAGCTGCTCTACCGCCACCGGCTGGTATGCCAGGACCGCCAAGACCACCTGGACCAGTACATGGCCCACCTCAGCCTGGACCAGGTATGATGGGTCCGCCAGGAATGCCTCCAAGCCATATGGGTCCGATGATGATGGGACCTCATGGTCCTATGCCTCCTATGATGGGAATGCGACCACCGATGATGGGACCCATGATGCCGATGGGACCAATGGGTCCAATGGGACCTATGAGAGGACCACCACTTATTGGAGGACCTATGGGTGCACCAATGAAGAAATAG